One Halomonas sp. M4R1S46 genomic window carries:
- the ybeY gene encoding rRNA maturation RNase YbeY produces MNEICVDRQVALEAEGLPGQAELEAWVAAVLARHPGEAHRELTVRFVDAEESRGLNRDYRDRDRPTNVLSFPFECPPGVTLPLLGDLAICHPVVLAEARDQDKSLAAHYAHMVVHGTLHLLGHDHIEDDEAEAMEALERDILAGLGIADPYLTPSPPHRDSDTEDERADA; encoded by the coding sequence ATGAACGAGATCTGCGTCGATCGCCAGGTGGCCCTGGAGGCCGAGGGCCTGCCCGGGCAGGCCGAGCTCGAGGCCTGGGTGGCGGCCGTGCTGGCACGTCACCCCGGGGAGGCGCACCGCGAGCTGACGGTGCGCTTCGTCGATGCCGAAGAGAGCCGGGGACTGAACCGGGACTACCGTGACCGTGACCGGCCCACCAATGTGCTGTCCTTCCCCTTCGAGTGCCCGCCCGGGGTGACGCTGCCGCTGCTCGGTGACCTGGCGATCTGCCATCCCGTGGTGCTGGCCGAGGCCAGGGATCAGGACAAGAGCCTCGCGGCTCACTACGCTCATATGGTGGTCCACGGCACCCTGCACCTGCTGGGCCATGACCATATCGAGGACGACGAGGCCGAGGCCATGGAAGCCCTCGAGCGTGACATCCTGGCGGGCCTGGGCATCGCCGATCCGTATCTCACCCCCAGCCCTCCGCACCGCGATTCCGATACCGAGGACGAGAGAGCCGACGCATGA
- a CDS encoding thiopurine S-methyltransferase, translating to MDNQWLQRWRQGRIGFHREAVHPALMRHWPDLGIPAGSKVLVPLCGKSLDMRWLASHDHPVLGIELAEPAIEQFLAEGVGEVSRYHHDSFAVCRQGSVELWCGDFFHFHIQQAAEVGAFYDRAALIALPEATRQRYAFHLAQLLPPGARGLLISLTRAPGDEGGPPYSVHGDEVEALFSPNFQLRHLEDGAPEPGSGFRESVWSLTRRGPKVE from the coding sequence ATGGACAACCAATGGCTGCAGCGCTGGCGGCAAGGGCGCATCGGCTTCCACCGGGAGGCGGTGCACCCCGCGCTGATGCGGCACTGGCCCGACCTCGGCATCCCGGCCGGCAGCAAGGTGCTGGTGCCGCTATGCGGCAAGAGCCTCGACATGCGCTGGCTGGCCAGCCACGACCATCCGGTGCTCGGCATCGAGCTCGCCGAGCCGGCCATCGAGCAGTTCCTGGCCGAGGGCGTGGGCGAGGTGTCCCGGTATCATCACGACAGCTTCGCGGTATGCCGCCAGGGCAGCGTGGAGCTGTGGTGCGGGGACTTCTTCCACTTCCATATCCAGCAGGCGGCGGAGGTCGGGGCCTTCTATGATCGGGCGGCGCTGATCGCCCTGCCCGAGGCGACCCGCCAGCGCTACGCCTTCCACCTGGCCCAGCTGCTCCCCCCCGGGGCCCGGGGGCTGTTGATCAGCCTGACCCGAGCGCCGGGAGACGAGGGGGGGCCGCCCTACAGCGTCCATGGTGACGAGGTGGAAGCGCTCTTCTCGCCTAACTTCCAGCTTCGCCACCTCGAGGATGGGGCGCCCGAGCCCGGCAGCGGTTTCCGGGAGAGCGTCTGGAGTCTGACCCGTCGAGGGCCCAAGGTCGAGTGA
- a CDS encoding phasin family protein, whose translation MQDKMIENFNEQTRQFFEPMRKLNSLMLDSMERMTEYQMESMKRYSQMGTERMRDATEVKDAEDLRDFGTRQAEMMNELSKQMLEDARALGEMSLQFRAELEKLYAESGQQLAEQAQQAQQATESATGTAQEEPKPQQTATKSQGTAKASSQAARKRS comes from the coding sequence ATGCAAGACAAGATGATCGAGAACTTCAACGAACAGACCCGCCAGTTCTTCGAGCCGATGCGCAAGCTCAACTCGTTGATGCTGGACAGCATGGAGCGCATGACCGAGTACCAGATGGAGTCCATGAAGCGTTACAGCCAGATGGGCACCGAGCGCATGCGCGACGCCACCGAGGTCAAGGACGCCGAGGACCTGCGTGACTTCGGCACCCGCCAGGCCGAGATGATGAACGAGCTCTCCAAGCAGATGCTGGAGGATGCCCGGGCCCTCGGCGAGATGAGCCTGCAGTTCAGGGCCGAGCTGGAGAAGCTCTACGCCGAGTCCGGCCAGCAGCTGGCCGAGCAGGCCCAGCAGGCCCAGCAGGCCACTGAGAGCGCCACCGGTACTGCCCAGGAAGAGCCCAAGCCCCAGCAGACCGCGACCAAGTCACAGGGCACGGCCAAGGCCTCCAGCCAGGCGGCGCGCAAGCGTTCCTGA
- a CDS encoding HlyC/CorC family transporter, whose translation MSEDRSTGQGNKSWLEKLFSALSSDSDEPSSRDELLEFLRQAATRLKLEQDAMMIIEGALNISDQQVREVLIPRSQVNAIALDQPLEEYLPVILETGHSRYPVIGENLDEVKGILLVKDLLPLLRNGKDNGLPFQLEEVLRPAMFVPESKRLNSLLKEFRDTHNHMAVVVDEYGGTAGIVTIEDILEEIVGDIEDEHDTDEEEDIRELGDERYAIRALTPIEDFNERFGTRFSDEEFDTLGGLVMQRFGHLPGRGEHTEIGGWRFTVLNADNRRIRLLEAEPDTESLED comes from the coding sequence ATGAGCGAAGACCGATCGACCGGCCAGGGCAACAAGTCCTGGCTCGAGAAGTTGTTCAGCGCCCTGTCCAGTGACAGCGACGAGCCCAGCTCCCGGGACGAGCTACTGGAATTCCTGCGCCAGGCGGCGACCCGGCTCAAGCTCGAGCAGGACGCCATGATGATCATCGAGGGCGCCCTGAACATCAGCGACCAGCAGGTCCGCGAGGTGCTCATCCCGCGCTCCCAGGTCAACGCCATCGCCCTCGACCAGCCCCTGGAGGAGTACCTGCCGGTGATCCTGGAAACCGGCCACTCCCGTTATCCGGTGATCGGCGAGAACCTCGACGAGGTGAAGGGCATCCTGCTGGTCAAGGACCTGCTTCCCCTGCTGCGCAACGGCAAGGACAACGGCCTGCCCTTCCAGCTCGAGGAGGTGCTGCGCCCGGCGATGTTCGTGCCCGAGTCCAAGCGCCTCAACAGCCTGCTCAAGGAGTTCCGCGATACCCACAACCACATGGCGGTGGTGGTGGACGAGTACGGTGGCACCGCCGGTATCGTGACCATCGAGGATATCCTCGAGGAGATCGTCGGTGACATCGAGGACGAGCACGACACCGACGAGGAAGAGGATATCCGCGAACTGGGCGACGAGCGCTACGCGATCCGCGCCCTGACCCCCATCGAGGACTTCAACGAGCGCTTCGGCACGCGCTTCTCCGACGAGGAGTTCGACACCCTGGGCGGGCTGGTGATGCAGCGCTTCGGCCACCTGCCCGGCCGCGGCGAGCATACCGAGATCGGCGGCTGGCGCTTCACGGTGCTCAACGCCGACAACCGCCGCATCCGCCTGCTGGAAGCCGAGCCCGACACCGAAAGCCTCGAGGACTGA
- the lnt gene encoding apolipoprotein N-acyltransferase, translating to MTISRPRRALGNLAAVAAGVLTTLSADPFQLWWLAPVAAGLVYAGLPSLTARQAAWRGWCYGLGLFGSGASWVYVSIHDYGYTGVPLALALTILFVASLALFFAVTLGLYRRLAGPRLAPLSFAGAWVLGEALRTWLFTGFPWLLLGSGQIDAPLAPWAPVGGVYLLSLVVALSGALGVVFLQRRWWAALPLAALWLLPLALPGQWTRPAGEPVRVALLQGNLPQLIKWTPEGQRTAIDTYLTMTAALETDVDLVIWPEAALPMFADQAAPVLEQARRLLPGTSTLVTGILQRDGQGHYYNSVIVADASAGEYRKRHLVPFGEYLPLESLLRGAIAFFDLPMPAMTPGPDAQAPLEVAGTRLGNAICYEIIYADLVAEQARHSGVILTVSNDTWFGASIGPQQHLQMARLRALENGRPVIRATSNGVTALIDAQGRILQRAPQFEKATLTGEVTPREGLTPFSRTGSWPVWALAALLVLPGLQLRRKP from the coding sequence ATGACGATCTCTCGCCCTCGCCGGGCCCTGGGCAACCTGGCCGCCGTGGCGGCCGGGGTCCTGACCACCCTGTCCGCCGACCCCTTCCAGCTCTGGTGGCTGGCCCCCGTGGCCGCCGGCCTGGTCTACGCGGGCCTGCCGTCCTTGACCGCCCGCCAGGCCGCCTGGCGGGGCTGGTGCTACGGACTGGGGCTGTTCGGCTCGGGGGCCTCCTGGGTCTACGTGTCGATCCACGACTACGGCTACACCGGCGTGCCGCTGGCCCTGGCCCTGACGATCCTGTTCGTGGCCAGCCTGGCGCTGTTCTTCGCCGTCACCCTGGGCCTCTACCGGCGCCTCGCCGGGCCGCGTCTGGCGCCGCTGAGCTTCGCCGGGGCCTGGGTGCTCGGCGAGGCCCTGCGCACCTGGCTGTTCACCGGTTTTCCCTGGCTGCTGCTGGGCAGCGGCCAGATCGATGCCCCCCTGGCCCCCTGGGCGCCGGTCGGCGGCGTCTACCTGCTGTCGCTGGTCGTCGCCCTCTCCGGCGCCCTGGGCGTGGTCTTCCTGCAGCGCCGCTGGTGGGCCGCCCTGCCGCTGGCCGCCCTGTGGCTGCTGCCGCTGGCCCTGCCGGGCCAGTGGACGCGACCCGCCGGCGAGCCCGTGCGGGTCGCCCTGCTGCAGGGCAACCTGCCCCAGCTGATCAAGTGGACCCCCGAGGGACAGCGCACCGCCATCGACACCTACCTGACGATGACCGCCGCGCTGGAGACGGACGTGGACCTGGTGATCTGGCCCGAGGCGGCGCTGCCGATGTTCGCAGACCAGGCCGCGCCGGTGCTCGAGCAGGCCCGCCGGCTGCTGCCGGGCACCAGCACCCTGGTCACCGGCATCCTGCAACGCGACGGCCAGGGGCACTACTACAACAGCGTGATCGTGGCGGACGCCTCGGCAGGCGAGTACCGCAAGCGCCACCTGGTGCCCTTCGGCGAGTACCTGCCGCTGGAGAGCCTGCTGCGGGGCGCCATCGCCTTCTTCGATCTGCCGATGCCGGCCATGACCCCGGGCCCCGACGCCCAGGCGCCGCTGGAGGTGGCCGGCACCCGTCTCGGCAACGCCATCTGCTACGAGATCATCTACGCCGACCTGGTGGCCGAACAGGCCAGGCACTCGGGGGTGATCCTGACGGTCTCCAACGATACCTGGTTCGGCGCCTCCATCGGCCCGCAGCAGCACCTGCAGATGGCCCGGCTGAGAGCCCTGGAGAACGGCCGGCCGGTGATCCGCGCCACCAGCAACGGCGTCACCGCGCTGATCGACGCCCAGGGCCGCATCCTCCAGCGGGCGCCCCAGTTCGAGAAGGCGACCCTCACCGGCGAGGTCACGCCCCGGGAGGGGCTCACGCCCTTCTCGCGTACCGGCAGCTGGCCGGTGTGGGCCCTGGCCGCGCTGCTGGTACTGCCCGGTCTGCAGCTTCGCCGTAAGCCGTAA
- a CDS encoding TIGR04211 family SH3 domain-containing protein — MTMQRCKTLTVGVLLGALALPLQAQENEAGDADRWVSDELTTYVRSGPTDGYRIVGTLTAGAPVEVLETSGDYTRVRSESGDVVWVPSSELQDSPSAQVRLPALEARVQALSEELSGINETWESRMASMTETLDMREQRIAQLEARNHELEAETEQSRATIRELQTRLDTQEEDLLMRYFMYGGGVAGAGLLVGLIVPHLPRRRRKRDRWF, encoded by the coding sequence ATGACGATGCAACGATGCAAGACACTCACCGTGGGCGTGTTACTCGGGGCCCTGGCCCTGCCGCTGCAGGCCCAGGAGAACGAGGCCGGGGACGCCGACCGCTGGGTCTCCGATGAACTCACCACCTATGTGCGCAGCGGTCCCACCGACGGCTACCGGATCGTCGGCACCCTGACCGCCGGAGCGCCGGTGGAGGTCCTCGAGACCAGCGGCGACTATACCCGGGTGCGCAGCGAGAGCGGCGACGTGGTCTGGGTGCCGAGCAGCGAGCTGCAGGACAGCCCCAGCGCCCAGGTCCGCCTGCCGGCGCTCGAGGCGCGGGTCCAGGCGCTGTCTGAGGAGCTGTCCGGCATCAACGAGACCTGGGAGAGCCGCATGGCCTCGATGACCGAGACCCTGGACATGCGGGAACAGCGCATCGCCCAGCTCGAGGCGCGCAACCACGAGCTCGAGGCGGAGACCGAGCAGTCCCGTGCCACCATTCGCGAGCTCCAGACCCGCCTGGATACCCAGGAGGAAGACCTGCTGATGCGCTACTTCATGTATGGCGGCGGAGTGGCCGGTGCCGGCCTGCTGGTGGGCCTGATCGTGCCGCACCTGCCGCGGCGGCGTCGCAAGCGTGACCGCTGGTTCTGA
- the phaC gene encoding class I poly(R)-hydroxyalkanoic acid synthase, with protein sequence MQPGFQAPSQAELEVWNEQFKAIGEEYKALMEDLLPRMVPDDAAETVYADMREAFRAGAESLMQDPSLLWQTQARLLEDQYQLWQNGLKAMAGESVEPLVTPAKGDRRFRDEAWTNDPYYLAIMQQYLLFSRLVEDLIDRLQGLTADQKRNLAFYARQLVNAMSPTNFVTTNPEVMRRTIETKGENLVEGLARLRRDLANSAEGLNVTMTDRSAFAVGENIAVTPGSVVFENELMQLIQYAPSTEQVYKTPLLVVPPWINKYYILDLREDNSLVKWLVDQGHSVFLISWRNPGPEQRDLTWADYMQLGPIAAMEAIEQATGEKSVNLLSYCIGGTLAGSTLAYLTSTRRGRKVKSATFMTSLLDFRDPGELGVFLSEPVLEGIEAKLEQDGYLDGRVMAYSFNLLRENDLFWSFYINNYLKGERPAPFDLLYWNTDGTNLPAGTHGWYLRHMYLENRLVEPGGIELDGVKIDLRKISTPSYFISTREDHIAKWNSTYYGALLPKGPVKFVLGGSGHIAGIVNPPHKNKYGFWTNDELPATPEQWLEGAEGHEGSWWPHWQAWMTDNGYADAEKMVPARQPGDGELDILEPAPGRYVRMTIPEVLGEPPTSSGA encoded by the coding sequence ATGCAGCCAGGGTTTCAAGCACCGTCTCAGGCCGAGCTCGAGGTCTGGAACGAGCAGTTCAAGGCGATCGGCGAGGAGTACAAGGCCCTGATGGAGGACCTGCTCCCCCGCATGGTGCCGGATGATGCCGCGGAAACCGTCTACGCGGACATGCGCGAGGCCTTCCGGGCCGGGGCCGAGTCGCTGATGCAGGATCCGTCCCTGCTGTGGCAGACCCAGGCCCGCCTGCTCGAGGACCAGTACCAGCTCTGGCAGAACGGCCTCAAGGCCATGGCCGGCGAGTCGGTGGAACCCCTGGTGACGCCCGCGAAGGGCGATCGGCGCTTCAGGGACGAGGCCTGGACCAACGATCCCTATTACCTGGCGATCATGCAGCAGTACCTGCTGTTCTCGCGCCTGGTCGAGGACCTGATCGACCGCCTGCAGGGCCTCACCGCCGACCAGAAGCGCAACCTGGCCTTCTACGCCCGCCAGCTGGTCAATGCGATGTCGCCGACCAACTTCGTGACCACCAACCCGGAGGTCATGCGACGCACCATCGAGACCAAGGGCGAGAACCTGGTGGAGGGCCTGGCCCGGCTGCGCCGCGACCTGGCCAATTCCGCCGAGGGGCTCAACGTCACCATGACCGACCGCAGCGCCTTCGCGGTCGGCGAGAACATCGCCGTCACGCCGGGCTCGGTGGTCTTCGAGAACGAGCTGATGCAGCTGATCCAGTATGCCCCCAGCACCGAGCAGGTCTACAAGACGCCGCTGTTGGTGGTCCCCCCCTGGATCAACAAGTACTACATCCTCGACCTGCGCGAGGACAACTCCCTGGTCAAGTGGCTGGTGGACCAGGGCCACAGCGTCTTCCTCATCTCCTGGCGCAACCCGGGCCCCGAGCAGCGCGACCTGACCTGGGCCGACTACATGCAGCTCGGTCCCATCGCCGCCATGGAGGCCATCGAGCAGGCCACCGGCGAGAAGTCCGTGAACCTGCTGAGCTACTGCATCGGCGGCACCCTGGCCGGCTCCACGCTGGCCTACCTCACCAGCACCCGGCGCGGGCGCAAGGTCAAGTCGGCGACCTTCATGACCAGCCTGCTCGACTTCCGCGACCCCGGCGAGCTCGGCGTCTTCCTGAGCGAGCCGGTGCTCGAGGGCATCGAAGCCAAGCTGGAGCAGGACGGCTATCTGGATGGACGGGTCATGGCCTACTCCTTCAACCTGCTGCGGGAGAACGACCTCTTCTGGTCCTTCTACATCAACAACTACCTCAAGGGCGAGCGCCCGGCGCCCTTCGACCTGCTCTACTGGAACACCGACGGTACCAACCTGCCGGCCGGGACCCATGGCTGGTACCTGCGTCACATGTACCTGGAGAATCGCCTGGTCGAGCCCGGCGGGATCGAGCTGGACGGCGTGAAGATCGACCTGCGCAAGATCTCGACGCCCAGCTACTTCATCTCCACCCGTGAGGACCATATCGCCAAGTGGAACAGCACCTACTACGGTGCGCTGCTGCCCAAGGGGCCGGTCAAGTTCGTGCTGGGGGGCTCCGGCCATATCGCCGGCATCGTCAATCCCCCCCACAAGAACAAGTACGGCTTCTGGACCAATGACGAGCTGCCGGCGACCCCGGAGCAGTGGCTGGAAGGCGCCGAGGGCCACGAGGGCTCCTGGTGGCCCCACTGGCAGGCCTGGATGACCGACAATGGCTATGCCGACGCCGAGAAGATGGTGCCGGCCCGCCAGCCGGGCGATGGGGAGCTGGATATCCTCGAGCCGGCCCCGGGTCGCTATGTCCGCATGACCATCCCCGAGGTGCTGGGCGAGCCCCCGACGTCGTCGGGAGCCTGA
- a CDS encoding PhoH family protein: MSQPSTPANRIITLNLEPNDPRRLANLCGQRDENLKLIEARLGITLRNRGNAFQLAGPGHRVKAAANVVEHLYRETEASDLTPDTVHLFLQESGLQALEEDEGPGDDDEVLLRTPKMLIKPRGFNQQSYVSSIRAHDINFGIGPAGTGKTYLAVAAAVEALNQQEVRRILLVRPAVEAGEKLGFLPGDLAQKIDPYLRPLYDALYEMIGFEQVAKLIERQVIEIAPLAYMRGRTLNNAFIILDESQNTTREQMKMFLTRIGFGSTAVITGDITQVDLPRGQSSGLIQVLDVLKDTPGIGVTHFAAKDVVRHPLVQRIIEAYDLFEAEQEAEERARREAREQEREALRQERQLGLERRDRQNGGEESA; this comes from the coding sequence TTGAGCCAGCCATCCACTCCGGCCAACCGCATCATCACGCTGAACCTCGAGCCCAACGACCCGCGCCGCCTGGCCAACCTGTGCGGCCAGCGCGACGAAAACCTCAAGCTGATCGAGGCCCGGCTCGGCATCACCCTGCGCAACCGCGGCAACGCCTTCCAGCTGGCCGGCCCCGGCCACCGGGTCAAGGCCGCCGCCAACGTCGTCGAGCACCTGTACCGCGAGACCGAGGCCAGCGACCTGACGCCGGACACCGTGCACCTGTTCCTCCAGGAGTCCGGCCTCCAGGCGTTGGAGGAGGACGAGGGCCCGGGCGACGACGACGAGGTCCTGCTGCGCACCCCCAAGATGCTGATCAAGCCCCGGGGATTCAACCAGCAGAGCTACGTCTCGAGCATCCGCGCCCACGACATCAACTTCGGCATCGGTCCGGCCGGCACCGGCAAGACCTACCTGGCCGTGGCCGCCGCGGTGGAGGCGCTCAACCAGCAGGAGGTGCGACGCATCCTGCTGGTGCGCCCCGCGGTGGAGGCCGGCGAGAAGCTCGGCTTCCTGCCCGGCGACCTGGCCCAGAAGATCGATCCCTACCTGCGCCCGCTCTATGATGCGCTCTACGAGATGATCGGCTTCGAGCAGGTGGCCAAGCTGATCGAGCGCCAGGTGATCGAGATCGCCCCCCTGGCCTACATGCGCGGGCGCACCCTCAACAACGCCTTCATCATCCTCGACGAGAGCCAGAACACCACCCGCGAGCAGATGAAGATGTTCCTGACCCGCATCGGCTTCGGCTCGACGGCGGTGATCACCGGCGATATCACCCAGGTGGACCTGCCGCGGGGCCAGAGCTCCGGCCTGATCCAGGTGCTCGACGTGCTCAAGGACACCCCGGGGATCGGCGTCACCCACTTCGCGGCCAAGGACGTGGTGCGCCATCCCTTGGTCCAGCGCATCATCGAGGCCTACGACCTCTTCGAGGCCGAGCAGGAGGCCGAGGAACGCGCCCGGCGCGAGGCCCGAGAGCAGGAGCGCGAGGCCCTGCGTCAGGAAAGACAGCTGGGCCTGGAGCGCCGCGACCGCCAGAACGGCGGCGAGGAGAGCGCATGA
- the miaB gene encoding tRNA (N6-isopentenyl adenosine(37)-C2)-methylthiotransferase MiaB: MAKKLFIKTHGCQMNEYDSARMADLLGESHQLELTDDEREADVILLNTCSIREKAQEKVFHQLGRWKKLKAAKPELVIGVGGCVASQEGEALRKRAPHVDMVFGPQTLHRVPSMLDARQDDQISVVDVTFPEVEKFDHLPQPSSDGATAFVSIMEGCSKYCTFCVVPYTRGEEVSRPFEAVMDEVIHLADQGVREINLLGQNVNAYRGENRLGDEIDLAELIACVAAVEGIDRIRFTTSHPVEFSDSLIEAYDEVPELVSHLHLPVQAGSDRVLAAMKRGHTVEEYVDKLERIRELRPDISFSSDFIIGFPGETEEDFAATMALIGRIGFDVSFSFVYSARPGTPAANLADETPESVKKQRLAILQERINQQAMQISRRMVGSTQRILVTGFSPKDPGQLSGRTENNRVVNFRAANPTELIGYFVDVEITEALPNSLRGELASPERF; this comes from the coding sequence ATGGCGAAGAAACTCTTCATCAAGACGCATGGCTGCCAGATGAACGAGTACGATTCCGCGCGCATGGCGGATCTGCTCGGCGAATCCCATCAGCTGGAGCTCACCGACGACGAGCGCGAAGCCGACGTCATCCTGCTCAATACCTGCTCGATCCGCGAGAAGGCCCAGGAAAAGGTCTTCCACCAGCTGGGCCGCTGGAAGAAGCTCAAGGCGGCCAAGCCCGAGCTGGTGATCGGGGTCGGCGGCTGCGTGGCCAGCCAGGAGGGCGAGGCGCTGCGCAAGCGTGCGCCCCACGTGGACATGGTGTTCGGTCCCCAGACCCTGCACCGGGTGCCGTCGATGCTCGACGCGCGCCAGGACGACCAGATCTCGGTGGTCGACGTCACCTTTCCCGAGGTCGAGAAGTTCGATCACCTGCCGCAGCCGAGTTCGGACGGCGCCACCGCCTTCGTCTCCATCATGGAGGGCTGCTCGAAGTACTGCACTTTCTGCGTGGTGCCCTATACCCGCGGCGAGGAGGTCTCGCGGCCCTTCGAGGCGGTGATGGACGAGGTCATCCATCTGGCCGACCAGGGGGTTCGCGAGATCAACCTGCTGGGCCAGAACGTCAACGCCTACCGCGGCGAGAACCGGCTCGGCGACGAGATCGACCTGGCCGAGCTGATCGCCTGCGTGGCCGCCGTGGAGGGCATCGACCGGATTCGCTTCACCACCTCCCATCCGGTGGAATTCTCCGACAGCCTGATCGAGGCCTACGACGAGGTGCCGGAACTGGTCAGCCACCTGCACCTGCCGGTGCAGGCCGGCTCCGACCGCGTCCTCGCCGCCATGAAGCGCGGCCACACCGTCGAGGAATACGTCGACAAGCTGGAGCGCATCCGCGAGCTGCGCCCCGATATCAGCTTCTCCTCGGACTTCATCATCGGCTTTCCCGGCGAGACCGAGGAAGACTTCGCGGCGACCATGGCGCTGATCGGGCGCATCGGCTTCGACGTCTCGTTCAGCTTCGTCTACTCGGCGCGTCCCGGGACCCCGGCGGCGAACCTGGCGGACGAGACCCCGGAGTCGGTCAAGAAGCAGCGCCTGGCGATCCTCCAGGAGCGCATCAACCAGCAGGCCATGCAGATCAGCCGGCGCATGGTGGGCAGCACCCAGCGCATCCTGGTCACCGGCTTCTCGCCCAAGGACCCCGGCCAACTGTCCGGGCGCACCGAGAACAACCGGGTGGTCAACTTCCGCGCCGCCAACCCCACCGAGCTGATCGGCTATTTCGTCGACGTGGAGATCACCGAGGCCCTGCCCAACTCGCTGCGCGGCGAGCTGGCTTCCCCGGAACGCTTCTGA